One window from the genome of Trichocoleus sp. FACHB-46 encodes:
- a CDS encoding DsbA family protein: MSDIISDDALSDSLTEIQSERNQLVVPPSEQDHRQGELNARVVLVEYGDYQCPQCGELYTSIQAIQRQFEATLFRRGSLCFIFRHFPQPQIHPQAQKAAAAAEAAAAQGQFWQMHEMLLKHQQELGDGDLAEYADNLGLDVTQFIRDIARKVYIDHIDQDIASGIESGVVSIPALFINGVRYGNDLELEPLLVALAQPVR, from the coding sequence ATGAGCGATATTATTTCTGACGACGCCCTTAGCGATTCTCTAACGGAGATACAGAGTGAACGCAATCAATTAGTTGTACCCCCTTCTGAGCAAGACCATCGACAAGGAGAGTTGAATGCCCGCGTTGTGCTTGTTGAGTATGGGGATTATCAATGTCCTCAATGCGGTGAACTTTATACCTCAATTCAGGCGATTCAACGCCAGTTTGAGGCGACCTTGTTTAGAAGAGGTTCTTTATGCTTTATATTCCGACATTTTCCTCAACCTCAAATCCATCCTCAAGCTCAAAAGGCAGCAGCAGCGGCAGAAGCAGCAGCAGCACAGGGGCAGTTTTGGCAGATGCACGAGATGTTATTGAAGCATCAGCAAGAGCTGGGAGATGGGGATTTAGCAGAATACGCTGACAATTTGGGACTTGATGTGACTCAGTTTATTCGAGACATTGCCCGGAAAGTGTACATTGATCACATCGATCAAGACATTGCCAGCGGAATAGAGAGCGGGGTGGTTAGCATTCCAGCTTTATTTATCAACGGTGTGCGTTATGGAAACGATTTAGAGCTTGAGCCACTACTCGTTGCGTTGGCGCAGCCCGTGCGGTAG
- a CDS encoding response regulator transcription factor, with product MNQPSRIRVLVVDDHPVVRQGLIGMLEKAPDIFIVGQGRNGHEAITVFQHEKPDVTLMDLRMPEMGGVEAITVICSEFPNARIIVLTTYDTDEEIYRGLRAGAKGYLLKDSEPEELLTAIRTVIRGQQYIPLNVAAKLAQRMTAPELSDRELEVLQLVGQGMSNQEISTALNISESTVKTHINRILSKLDVKDRTRAAIIALKRGIANL from the coding sequence ATGAATCAGCCCAGCCGCATTCGCGTTCTTGTTGTAGACGATCATCCCGTTGTTCGCCAGGGTTTGATCGGGATGTTAGAGAAGGCTCCAGATATCTTCATTGTTGGTCAGGGGCGAAATGGGCATGAGGCGATTACAGTGTTTCAGCACGAGAAGCCTGATGTGACTTTGATGGATTTACGGATGCCTGAGATGGGAGGCGTTGAGGCGATTACAGTGATTTGCAGTGAGTTTCCTAACGCCCGGATTATTGTGCTGACCACGTATGACACTGATGAAGAGATTTATCGAGGATTGCGAGCAGGAGCAAAGGGATATTTACTGAAGGACTCTGAGCCAGAAGAACTATTAACAGCAATTCGGACAGTGATCAGGGGGCAACAGTACATTCCCCTCAATGTGGCTGCTAAGCTAGCCCAGCGGATGACTGCCCCAGAACTGAGCGATCGTGAGCTAGAAGTTCTCCAGTTAGTCGGGCAGGGGATGAGCAACCAGGAAATTAGCACGGCTCTAAATATTAGTGAAAGTACAGTGAAGACTCATATCAACCGAATTTTAAGCAAGCTAGACGTCAAAGATCGCACCCGAGCAGCGATTATTGCGTTGAAACGCGGAATTGCTAACTTATAG
- a CDS encoding PAS domain-containing protein → MISLPNMFLKQAVARVSRTVPLQTVLIVPFMLQTFVTVGLVGYFSFRNRQEAINDLASQLRRELTNRIEGKLQTYTEIPHNINRLNASTFAQGKIVPSVVKGEFPLWQQIQIYPMVSDIYCGDRTGSLLGVRRSPADRSIELRSSNVTTDHKLYGYSLDRNGQGDQLVSQGNKPFDARLRPWFKAAVTAGEPVWSGIYADFASQLPTITASTPVYSTTDRSLLGVCATDVFLPNEMSRFLASLQIGKTGIAFILERSGQLVATSTGEAVISSGAVANRLSAVESRNPTVRATAAYLREHFSNLWQIQTAEQLDFDFDGRRQLIQVMPFKDTRGLDWLIVTVLPESDFMAKINQSIQTTILLCIAALLLSIVICILIARWITKPIVSVSQSAKALADGEWNQTVEIERSGDLGELARSFNQMAHQLQIAFAKMQSLNQTLAQSETRLQKILESVPVGITVLDATGRPYYANQKAIQLLGKGVLPSITPEQIVEVYQLYVAGTDRPYPTEQLMMIRALNGEQGRVDDIEIHQGNRIIPIESWGTPIFDESGNILYAIAAFQDITDRKQAEKLLAEYSQTLEQQVTERTLLLSQEIEERQRVESALRYSEEQRRLTMDLTHIGSWNWNILENTTEWNDNHARLLGLVSNEVESSYQVWRDRVHPEDVERVEQAVALALATHTDFEAEYRVLYPDGSVHWLVGRGRGIYNGAGQPVRMLGVILDVSEQRDAALRERKRAEAASILEERNRMAREIHDTLAQAFTGVLVHMGTVSQLVTIKPEAIQTHIDIVRELARNGLIEARRSVAALRPQLLEDGNLWTALEQFVATMQSSTEARLTYEVIGTPYTLPPDAENNLLRIGQEAFTNAVKYAHANEIRIELVYEPASCYLRIKDNGRGFEVSPTTISRGFGLSGMTERAEHIGALLSIESQLGQGTTVIVSVQRESAT, encoded by the coding sequence ATGATTTCCTTACCCAATATGTTCCTCAAGCAAGCTGTAGCTCGAGTTTCTAGAACGGTGCCATTGCAGACGGTTTTGATTGTGCCGTTTATGCTGCAAACGTTTGTGACGGTTGGCTTAGTAGGGTATTTTTCCTTCAGAAATAGGCAGGAAGCCATCAACGATCTCGCCAGTCAACTGCGACGCGAACTGACGAACCGGATCGAAGGCAAACTACAAACCTATACCGAGATACCCCATAACATCAATCGGCTTAATGCCAGTACCTTCGCTCAGGGAAAAATTGTCCCTAGTGTAGTCAAAGGTGAGTTTCCCCTCTGGCAGCAAATTCAGATTTATCCAATGGTGAGTGATATCTACTGTGGCGATCGCACCGGTTCTCTTCTAGGGGTGCGACGTAGCCCTGCCGATCGGTCCATTGAACTGCGATCGAGTAACGTTACTACAGATCATAAACTCTACGGCTACAGTCTTGATCGCAACGGTCAGGGAGATCAGTTAGTCAGTCAAGGCAACAAACCCTTTGATGCACGGCTTCGTCCCTGGTTCAAAGCAGCGGTGACGGCAGGCGAACCCGTTTGGAGTGGAATCTATGCCGACTTTGCCAGCCAATTGCCAACGATCACTGCCAGTACGCCTGTCTATAGCACTACTGATCGATCGCTGTTGGGAGTCTGTGCCACCGATGTATTTCTGCCGAATGAGATGAGTCGTTTTTTGGCGAGCCTGCAAATCGGCAAGACAGGCATCGCCTTTATTTTAGAGCGCTCAGGACAACTGGTTGCCACCTCCACCGGAGAGGCGGTTATCAGTAGTGGAGCGGTGGCAAATCGATTGTCCGCAGTTGAGAGCCGTAACCCTACCGTACGAGCGACTGCTGCCTATTTGCGCGAACATTTCAGCAATTTGTGGCAGATCCAAACTGCGGAACAGCTTGATTTTGATTTCGATGGCAGGCGGCAGTTAATTCAGGTAATGCCATTCAAAGATACTCGTGGGCTGGATTGGCTGATTGTTACGGTATTGCCTGAATCCGATTTCATGGCAAAGATTAATCAGAGCATTCAGACGACGATTCTGCTTTGTATTGCGGCTTTGCTGCTTAGCATTGTGATCTGCATTTTGATTGCCCGCTGGATCACTAAACCGATCGTTAGCGTCAGTCAATCGGCAAAAGCGCTAGCAGACGGGGAATGGAATCAGACGGTAGAAATTGAGCGATCGGGCGATTTGGGCGAACTGGCTCGATCGTTCAACCAGATGGCACACCAGCTTCAAATCGCATTTGCCAAAATGCAGTCTTTAAACCAGACCCTTGCCCAAAGTGAAACCCGCCTCCAGAAAATTTTGGAGTCGGTTCCGGTAGGAATCACGGTTCTGGACGCAACGGGTCGCCCTTATTACGCAAATCAGAAGGCAATCCAACTCTTGGGCAAAGGTGTACTGCCGTCTATTACCCCAGAGCAAATTGTCGAGGTCTATCAACTTTATGTGGCAGGAACCGATCGCCCTTACCCAACTGAACAACTGATGATGATACGAGCACTAAACGGTGAACAGGGCAGGGTGGATGATATCGAAATTCACCAGGGGAATCGGATTATTCCGATTGAAAGTTGGGGGACTCCAATTTTTGATGAGTCTGGCAACATTTTGTATGCGATCGCCGCCTTTCAAGACATCACCGACCGCAAGCAAGCAGAGAAGCTTTTAGCCGAATATAGCCAGACCTTAGAACAGCAAGTCACTGAGCGAACGTTGCTGCTTTCTCAAGAGATTGAAGAGCGTCAACGAGTGGAAAGCGCTCTGCGATACAGTGAAGAGCAACGCAGGCTGACAATGGACTTGACCCATATCGGCAGTTGGAACTGGAATATTTTGGAGAATACAACCGAGTGGAATGATAACCACGCTCGATTGCTGGGGTTAGTTTCTAACGAAGTGGAGAGTAGCTATCAAGTATGGCGCGATCGGGTTCACCCAGAGGATGTTGAGCGAGTCGAGCAAGCAGTTGCGCTCGCACTGGCAACACATACCGATTTTGAAGCTGAATATCGCGTGCTCTATCCAGATGGAAGTGTTCACTGGCTAGTTGGCCGGGGTCGAGGCATTTACAACGGAGCAGGACAACCTGTACGAATGTTGGGAGTGATTTTGGATGTTAGCGAACAGCGAGACGCTGCACTACGTGAACGCAAACGTGCTGAAGCAGCGTCAATTTTAGAAGAACGTAACCGCATGGCACGCGAGATTCACGACACGCTAGCGCAAGCCTTTACAGGTGTTCTGGTTCACATGGGAACCGTTTCTCAGTTAGTGACCATTAAACCAGAAGCCATACAAACTCATATTGATATCGTGCGTGAGCTAGCTCGTAACGGACTGATAGAGGCTCGACGTTCCGTTGCAGCACTGCGTCCTCAGTTACTAGAAGATGGCAACCTCTGGACAGCGCTGGAGCAATTTGTTGCCACGATGCAATCCTCAACAGAGGCCCGCCTGACTTATGAGGTGATCGGCACGCCCTATACGTTGCCCCCTGACGCTGAGAATAACCTCTTGAGAATTGGACAGGAAGCGTTCACCAATGCAGTCAAGTATGCTCACGCGAACGAAATCCGGATTGAATTAGTTTATGAACCCGCCTCGTGCTATTTACGCATTAAAGACAATGGACGCGGGTTTGAAGTTAGTCCTACCACTATCAGTCGAGGATTTGGTTTATCGGGTATGACCGAACGAGCAGAACACATTGGCGCACTGCTCTCGATTGAGAGCCAATTGGGGCAGGGAACAACAGTGATCGTATCTGTACAGCGGGAGTCAGCAACATGA